The genomic interval CAGCCCCTGCGGCACGCGGAGGTCGAGGACCAGCAGGGTGATGGCGATGGCGAACACGCCGTCGGAGAGCGCCACCAGCCGGTCCGGCCCGCCTTCCGTGGTCGGTTTCCTCATGCGCACGACGGTAGGCACGGCGGGCCCGGCGCGGGGCGGTACACGCCCGGCGGGTCACCCGGCCACGGCGGGGGCGGGCATGTTGTAGGGGGTGACCACCTGGATCGCGGACGGCAGGGTGGGTCCGGCGGGCGGCAGCGCGCCGTGGGCGCGCATCACCAGGTGGCAGGCCTCGCGCAGGTCGTGCCGCAGGTCGTGGTGGAGGACGGCGGAGAGCCGGTGCTCGCGCAGCAGCCGGGTGTTGTCGTGGTCGAGGTCGTGGGCGATGAACACGGCGCACTCGCGTCCGGCGTCCTCGAAGGCGCGCAGGGTGGCGATGTTGCCGCCGCCGATCGAGTAGACCGCGCGGATCTCCGGGTCGCGTTCCAGGGCGGCGCGGACCAGGTCGTACTGGGTGGCGTCCAGGCCCTGGCCCTCGGCGATCTCGACGAGGGTGCGCCCGGGGTGCCGGGCGCGCATGGTGCTGCGGAAGCCCATCTCGCGCTCCTCCTCGTTGCGGAAGAAGCCGCTGGAGAGGCTGGTGAGCACGTTGCCGGGCCGGTCGCCGAGCCACTGGCCCATGAGGTAGGCGGCGGTGGCGCCGGCCGCGCGGTTGTCGCTGCCGACGTGGCCGACGCGGGCGCTGACCGGCAGGTCCGTCACCAGGGTCACGACGGGGATGCCGGCCGCCGCGAGCCGGCCGACGGCGGCGGTGACCTCGGGGACGTCGGGGGCCTTGAGGAGGACGCCCTGGGAGCCGCGGCGGGCGATCCGGTCGAGGACGGCGACCAGTTCCTCCGCCGGGCCGGTCTCCCGGAAGTGGAAGCGGGAGCGCACCACCGCCGGGTGCAGGGAGGGCAGTTCGGCCTCCAGGGCGGTGCGGACGGCCGTGGAGAAGCGCTCCGGCGACTGCATGACGATGTCCACCATGAACGTCCGGCCGACCAGGCGGACCTGGGTGCGCTGCCGGTCCAGGTCGGCGATGGCCCGGTGCACCTCACGCGCGGTGCTCTCCCGCACCCCGCCGCGGCCGTTGAGCACCCGGTCCACCGTGGCCTCGCTCAATCCGGCCTGACGTGCGATGTCCCGGATCGGGAACGGGTGGCCCATGCGACTGCTCCTGAGGGTTTTTTGATGGGTTCCTGATGGTGGTGCGAGGGGTTTGTTCTGACAAGAATGACATCACCCGCGTCGCTCCGTGACCCGAAGGGACGATTCCATGCCCGCATCGTCTTCCGTGCAGACCCCCGCGCCGGCCGCCTGGCTGTCGGAGCGGGACTGCGATCTGGACGCCTTCCGCGCCCTGGTCGAGCAGTCGACCGACGCCTCCTCCTACCCGCTGGCCTCCGCCGTCGAGCGGAACGTGCTGCTCTACGACGCCGAGCGGCTGGCGCTCGCCGACCGCCGCACCGCTCAGGCCGAGCTGGTCCGCGCCCTCGCCGACGGCCCCGGCATCGTGGTGATCCGCGGCGCGTTCTCCGACACGTCGGTGGTGGACCGGACCACCGCCGTGTTCGACGCCCTGATCTCCCAGCAGCGGGCCTCGGGCGCCGCCGCCGGCGACCACTTCGCCGCGCCGGGCGCCAACGACCGGGTGTGGAACGCCCTGGAGAAGGCCGCGCTGCACGACCCGGAGGCGTTCGCCGACTACTACGCGAACGACATGATCGCCCTGGTGTCCACGGCCTGGCTGGGCCCCGGCTACCAGGTGACTTCGCAGGTCAACGTGGTCAACCCGGGCGGCGCGGCGCAGACCGTGCACCGCGACTACCACCTGGGCTTCCTCTCCGACGCGGCCGCGGCCGCCTACCCGGCGCACGTGCACCGCCTCTCCCCCGTGCTCACCCTCCAGGGCGCCGTCGCGCACTGCGACATGCCCGTGGAGTCCGGGCCGACGATGTACCTGCCGCACTCGCAGAAGTTCGAGGCCGGCTATCTCGCGTGGCGGCGGCCCGAGTTCCACGCGTACTTCGAGGAGCACCACGTCCAGCTCCCGCTGGCCAAGGGCGACGCCGTGTTCTTCAACCCGGCGCTGTTCCACGCCGCCGGCGCCAACCGCTCGGCGGACATCCGGCGCGCGGCCAACCTGCTCCAGGTGTCCTCCGCGTTCGGGCGGGCCATGGAGACCGTGGACCGCGAGGCCGTGGTGGGCGCCGTCTACCCGGTGCTGCTGGCGCGCAAGGCCGAGGGCGCCTCGGAGCAGTGGCTGGAGAACGTGATCGCGGCGAGCGCCGAGGGTTACCCGTTCCCCACCAACCTGGACAACGACCCGCCGGTCGAAGGGCTCGCCCCGCCCTCCCAGGCCGACGTGGTGCGCCGTGCGCTGCGCGAGAGCCGGACCGCGCGCGCCCTGCGCGACGAGCTGCGGGCCTGTGCCGCGCGGCGCGCGAGCTGACCCGGAACCGGAAGAACCCGGAAGAGACCCGAAGGACACCGAAGGACACCATGGGACTTCTCGACGACAAGGTCGTCCTCGTCAACGGCGGCAGCCAGGGTGTGGGTGCCGCCGTCGCACGGGCCGCGGTGCGCGAGGGCGCGGTCGTGGCGGTCAGCGGCCGCCGCCCGGAACCGGGCGAGGCGCTGGTCGCCGAACTCGCCGGACAGGGCGGCAAGGCCATGTTCGTACGGGCCGACCTGGCCGACGCCGAACAGGCCAAGGACTCCGTCGCCCAGGTCGTGCGGGCGCACGGACGGATCGACTGCCTGGTCAACTCCGCCGGACTGACCTCGCGCGGCACGCTCCTGGACACCACGCCGGAGCTGTTCGACCAGCACGTCGCCATCAACCTCAAGGCGCCGTTCTTCGCCATGCAGGCGGCGGTCGCGGACATGGTGCGGCGTGCCGAGCCCGGCACGATCGTCAACATCATCACCTCGTCCGCGCACGGCGGGCAGCCGTTCCTCGCCCCCTACGTCGCCGCCAAGGCGGGCCTGATGGGCCTGACGCGCAACGCGGCGCACGCCCACCGGTGGGACCGGATCCGGATCAACGGCCTGAACATCGGCTGGACCGCGACCGAGGGCGAGGACGCCACGCAGCGCGCCTTCCACGGCGCCGGCGACGACTGGCGGGAGCGGGCCGCCGCGCGGCTGCCCCTGGGCAAGCTCGGCCAGCCGGACGAGATCGCCGACTTCGTGGTCCTGCTGCTGTCCGACCGGTCCGGGGTGGTCACCGGGTCCGTCATCGACTGGGACCAGAACGTCCTCGGCGGACTCGACTGACCCTCCCCCGGACCCGCCCGCACCGACCGGCCGCACCGACGGCACCACCCGCACCCAAGGAGCACCGCCCCATGCGCATCGGAATCCTCGGCCTCGGCCGCATCGGCGCCTTCCACGCCGAGACCCTGTCCGGGCTCGACGCCGTCGAGTCCCTCGTCGTCTCCGACCCGTTCGCGGACGCCGCGAAGGCCGCCGCGGAGCGCTTCGGCGCGCAGGTCGCGGACTCCCCCGAGGCGGTGCTCGCGGCCGGGGTGGACGGCGTGGTCGTCGCCGCCGCCACCGACGCCCACCCGGGGCTGATCACGGCCTGCGTGGAGGCGGGCGTCCCCGTCTTCTGCGAGAAGCCCGTGGCCCGCACCATGGCCGAGGGCGTCGAGGTGCTGAAGGCCGTCGCGGGCCGGGACGTGCCGGTGCAGATCGGCTACAACCGCCGCTTCGACGCCGGTTTCGCCGCCGCCCGCGCCGCCGTCCGGGGCGGAGAGCTGGGCACGCTGCACACCGTGCGGTCGACCACGCTGGACCCGGCGCCGCCGCCGGCCGGGTACATCGCGGCGTCCGGGGGCATCTTCCGGGACTGCTCGGTGCACGACTTCGACATCATCCGCTGGGTGACCGGCCGCGAGGTGACCGAGGTGTACGCGGTCGGCGGCAACCGGGGCGCCGGCTACATCAAGGAGGCGGGCGACGCCGACACCACCGGGGCAATCCTCACCCTCGACGACGGCACCCTCGCGGTGGTCTCCAACAGCCGTCACAACGCCCGGGGTTACGACGTCCGCATGGAGATCCACGGCTTCACCGACTCCATCGCGGTGGGCCTGGAGGACAAGCTGCCGCTGCGCTCGGTGGAGCCGGGCGTGACCTTCCCGGCCGGTGTGCCGCACGACTTCTTCATGGACCGCTTCACCGACGCCTACCGCGCCGAACTCGCCGCCTTCACCGAGGTCGTGGCGGGCGCCCGCCCGTCGCCGTGCACGATCGAGGACGCCCTCGAGGCCGGCTGGATCGCCGAGGCGTGCACACGGTCGCTGCACGAGCACCGTCCCGTCACCGTCGAGGAGGTGCGGCAGGCATGAGCGGGTCCGCTCCGCGGCCGTCGCGCACCGGGACACCGAGGGCCGCGCGGATCACCTAGCGCTCTCGTCGCCCCGGCTCGGGCGGGCGGCCGCCGCCTGGTCGCGGTGGCCGCCCGCGACCGCTCCCGCGCCGGGGCCTCGGCCGCCGCGCACGGCGTGGAGCGGCCCCGCGGCCCGTACGCCGAGCTGTTCGCCGGCCCCGCCGAAGGCGTTCGCCGGCCGGGCGCGCCGGCCGGGACCCGCGCCTCCCCGCTCGGCCACGCGGGCAGCACGGCCGCGGCGACCGCCGGGAGGGGCAGCGGGACGTGCCCGCGCGGGGCCGGCCGTACGGTCACGGCCGGCCCCGCGCGGGCACGCGCGTTCAGGCGTACAGCGGCGGCTTCTGTGCGAGGTCGACCTCCACCCGGACGCCCTGCTCCAGCGCCCGGACGCCTGCTTCGCAGACGGCCGCGGCGGCGTAGCCGTCCCAGGTGCTCGGGCCGGTGACCTCGCCGCGGCGGGTGGCGTCGACCCAGGCCTGGACCTCGTCGTCGTAGGCCTGGGCGAAGCGGTCGGTCCAGTCCTGGGCGATGGCGCCGCCCCAGCGGCCGGCCATGTGGGTGACGAGCTGGTGGCCGTCGCCGATGCGGGCGGTGCCGCGTTCGCAGACCGCCTCGGCCTGCACCTGGTAGCCGAAGCCGCAGTTGACGAAGATCTCCACGTCGGAGAGCGCGCCCCCGTCGGTCTCCAGGACGACGAACTGCGGGTCGCGCAGTCCTTCGGGGGCGCCGGAGGAGGGTGCGGGGCGCAGCACCGTCACGGCGGTGATCTCGTGGCCCAGCAGCCAGCGGGTGACGTCGACCTCGTGGGCGACGGAGTCGCTGATCAGCATGGAGCTGGTGAAGAAGGGCGGGCTGGCCACGTTGCGGTGCCGGTTGTGCAGCATCAGCGGCCGGCCCAGCTGTCCGCTGCCCAGCAAAGCCTTGAGGCGGACGTACTCGGTGTCGTAGCGGCGCATGAAGCCGACCTGCACCCGGCGGTGGCCGAGGGCGGTTTCGGCTTCCATCACGCGCAGCGCGGAGGCCGCGTCGGGGGTGAGCGGCTTCTCGCACAGCACCGGCAGGTCGTGCACGAACGCGGTGAGCAGCGCCGCCTCGTGGGCGGGCCCGGAGGAGGCGACGAGGACGGCGTCGACGTCCGCCGACGCCAACGCCTCGGCCGCGTCGGTGTGGGCGGTGCAGCCGTCGACGCCGGCCGCGACGGCCTCGGCCCGTTCCTCGTCGATGTCGACGACCGCGGCGACCCGCGCCCCGCTGATCACCCGGTCGATCCGCCGCACGTGGTCGGCGCCCATGCGGCCGGTGCCGACGACCGCGATGCCGAGGGGCTCGCGCCGGTTCATGTGTCGCCTCCGGTCCGGGTGAGGGTGGTCAGGCGCCGCAGGAGCGGAGGAACTTGCGGGTGCGGACGGCGATGGGCAGCGGCTTGTCCGGCTCGCACGGGTACATGTCCTGCTCGACGATCGCGAACAGGTCCACGCCCAGCTTCTGCGCGGCCGTGAGGACCGGACCCAGCTCCGGCACGCCGGCCGGCGGTTCGCACATCACCCCGCGCTGGACGGCGGGCCCGAAGGGGATCTCGTTCTTGACGACGTCGGCGAGGATCTCGGGGTCCACCTGCTTGAGGTGCAGGTAGCCGATGCGTTCGCCGTAGGTCTCGATCAGCTTGACGCTGTCGCCGCCGCAGTAGGCGTAGTGACCGGTGTCGAGGCAGAGGCTGACCAGGCCGGAGTCGGTGGAGTCGAGGAAGCGCTCCACGTGCTCCTCGGTGTCGATGTGGGTGTCGGCGTGCGGGTGGACGACGATGTCCAGGCCGTACGTCTCCCTCACCTCGCGGCCGAGGCGTTCCATGCCCCGGGTGAGGTGGCCCCACTGCTCGGTGGTGAGCTCCGGCGGCTCCAGGATCTCGGCGGTCTTGTCGTCCCGCCAGAAGGACGGGATGACGACCAGGTGCTTCGCGTCCATCGCCCGGGTGAGCGCGGCGACGCGGCTGACCTGCTCCCAGGTGGCGTCCCACTCGGACGGGCCGCGGTGCAGCCCGCAGAAGATGGTGCCGGCGGAGACGCTGAGGCCGCGCCGCTGCACCTCGTCGGTGAGGCGGGCCGGGTCGGTCGGCAGGTAGCCGTAGGGGCCGAGTTCGATCCAGGAGTAGCCGGCCTCGGCGACCTCGTCGAGGAAGCGCTGCCAGGGCACCTGCTGCGGGTCGTCGGGGAACCAGACGCCCCAGGAGTCGGGGGCGGAACCGACCCGGATGCGGTCGAGCGCGACTGCCATGTCAGGACGTCCCTTCCGGGGTTGCGGCCGTGGGTGCGCGGAGGTCGCCGTTTTCGGGGAGCCCCTCCGTGTCGACGCCGCGGACCTGCGCGAGCTCGTGCTTGAGCGCGGCCAGTTCCGCGCCGCCCGCCATGTGGTTGGTCAGCTCCTCGAGGCTGACCTCGCTGCGGTCGGCGCTGAGCTCCAGGGTGCCCAGGCGCAGCACGTTGAAGTGGTCGCCGACCATGTAGGCGTGGTGCGGGTTGTGGGTGATGAAGATGACGCCGAGGCCTCGGTCGCGGGCCAGGGCGATGTACTTCAGGACGACGCCGGACTGCTTGACGCCGAGGGCGGCGGTGGGCTCGTCGAGGATGAGGACGCGGGCGCCGAAGTAGACGGCGCGGGCGATCGCCACGCACTGGCGCTGGCCGCCGGAGAGCGTGCCGATGGGCTGCTCCAGGTCG from Streptomyces sp. DH-12 carries:
- a CDS encoding sugar phosphate isomerase/epimerase, whose amino-acid sequence is MAVALDRIRVGSAPDSWGVWFPDDPQQVPWQRFLDEVAEAGYSWIELGPYGYLPTDPARLTDEVQRRGLSVSAGTIFCGLHRGPSEWDATWEQVSRVAALTRAMDAKHLVVIPSFWRDDKTAEILEPPELTTEQWGHLTRGMERLGREVRETYGLDIVVHPHADTHIDTEEHVERFLDSTDSGLVSLCLDTGHYAYCGGDSVKLIETYGERIGYLHLKQVDPEILADVVKNEIPFGPAVQRGVMCEPPAGVPELGPVLTAAQKLGVDLFAIVEQDMYPCEPDKPLPIAVRTRKFLRSCGA
- a CDS encoding SDR family oxidoreductase; the encoded protein is MGLLDDKVVLVNGGSQGVGAAVARAAVREGAVVAVSGRRPEPGEALVAELAGQGGKAMFVRADLADAEQAKDSVAQVVRAHGRIDCLVNSAGLTSRGTLLDTTPELFDQHVAINLKAPFFAMQAAVADMVRRAEPGTIVNIITSSAHGGQPFLAPYVAAKAGLMGLTRNAAHAHRWDRIRINGLNIGWTATEGEDATQRAFHGAGDDWRERAAARLPLGKLGQPDEIADFVVLLLSDRSGVVTGSVIDWDQNVLGGLD
- a CDS encoding Gfo/Idh/MocA family oxidoreductase; protein product: MNRREPLGIAVVGTGRMGADHVRRIDRVISGARVAAVVDIDEERAEAVAAGVDGCTAHTDAAEALASADVDAVLVASSGPAHEAALLTAFVHDLPVLCEKPLTPDAASALRVMEAETALGHRRVQVGFMRRYDTEYVRLKALLGSGQLGRPLMLHNRHRNVASPPFFTSSMLISDSVAHEVDVTRWLLGHEITAVTVLRPAPSSGAPEGLRDPQFVVLETDGGALSDVEIFVNCGFGYQVQAEAVCERGTARIGDGHQLVTHMAGRWGGAIAQDWTDRFAQAYDDEVQAWVDATRRGEVTGPSTWDGYAAAAVCEAGVRALEQGVRVEVDLAQKPPLYA
- a CDS encoding phytanoyl-CoA dioxygenase family protein, with the protein product MPASSSVQTPAPAAWLSERDCDLDAFRALVEQSTDASSYPLASAVERNVLLYDAERLALADRRTAQAELVRALADGPGIVVIRGAFSDTSVVDRTTAVFDALISQQRASGAAAGDHFAAPGANDRVWNALEKAALHDPEAFADYYANDMIALVSTAWLGPGYQVTSQVNVVNPGGAAQTVHRDYHLGFLSDAAAAAYPAHVHRLSPVLTLQGAVAHCDMPVESGPTMYLPHSQKFEAGYLAWRRPEFHAYFEEHHVQLPLAKGDAVFFNPALFHAAGANRSADIRRAANLLQVSSAFGRAMETVDREAVVGAVYPVLLARKAEGASEQWLENVIAASAEGYPFPTNLDNDPPVEGLAPPSQADVVRRALRESRTARALRDELRACAARRAS
- a CDS encoding Gfo/Idh/MocA family oxidoreductase, with the translated sequence MRIGILGLGRIGAFHAETLSGLDAVESLVVSDPFADAAKAAAERFGAQVADSPEAVLAAGVDGVVVAAATDAHPGLITACVEAGVPVFCEKPVARTMAEGVEVLKAVAGRDVPVQIGYNRRFDAGFAAARAAVRGGELGTLHTVRSTTLDPAPPPAGYIAASGGIFRDCSVHDFDIIRWVTGREVTEVYAVGGNRGAGYIKEAGDADTTGAILTLDDGTLAVVSNSRHNARGYDVRMEIHGFTDSIAVGLEDKLPLRSVEPGVTFPAGVPHDFFMDRFTDAYRAELAAFTEVVAGARPSPCTIEDALEAGWIAEACTRSLHEHRPVTVEEVRQA
- a CDS encoding LacI family DNA-binding transcriptional regulator, translated to MGHPFPIRDIARQAGLSEATVDRVLNGRGGVRESTAREVHRAIADLDRQRTQVRLVGRTFMVDIVMQSPERFSTAVRTALEAELPSLHPAVVRSRFHFRETGPAEELVAVLDRIARRGSQGVLLKAPDVPEVTAAVGRLAAAGIPVVTLVTDLPVSARVGHVGSDNRAAGATAAYLMGQWLGDRPGNVLTSLSSGFFRNEEEREMGFRSTMRARHPGRTLVEIAEGQGLDATQYDLVRAALERDPEIRAVYSIGGGNIATLRAFEDAGRECAVFIAHDLDHDNTRLLREHRLSAVLHHDLRHDLREACHLVMRAHGALPPAGPTLPSAIQVVTPYNMPAPAVAG